The following coding sequences lie in one Candidatus Eremiobacterota bacterium genomic window:
- a CDS encoding cobalamin B12-binding domain-containing protein, with amino-acid sequence MNERPLRIVIAKAGLDGHDRGAKVIARALRDAGMEVIYTGLFQAPEQIVQTAIQEDADGIGLSILSGAHMTLFPLVVEQLNTQNASDIVFFGGGTIPAEDARRLKELGVREIFTPGAPLQEIIDFVERECGKRRALVG; translated from the coding sequence ATGAACGAACGACCGCTGCGCATCGTCATCGCTAAAGCCGGACTGGACGGCCACGATCGCGGCGCAAAGGTGATCGCCCGGGCATTGCGCGACGCGGGGATGGAGGTTATCTACACCGGGCTGTTTCAAGCGCCCGAGCAGATCGTGCAAACCGCAATCCAAGAAGATGCCGACGGCATCGGCCTCTCGATCCTTTCCGGCGCGCACATGACGCTCTTTCCTCTCGTCGTCGAGCAACTGAACACTCAAAACGCAAGCGATATCGTTTTCTTCGGCGGCGGGACGATCCCGGCCGAGGATGCGAGACGCCTCAAAGAACTCGGCGTGCGTGAGATCTTCACGCCGGGTGCCCCGCTGCAGGAGATCATCGACTTCGTCGAGCGCGAATGCGGTAAGCGACGAGCACTGGTAGGCTGA
- the meaB gene encoding methylmalonyl Co-A mutase-associated GTPase MeaB yields the protein MELLREFAQGNPRALARAISYAESGRGGDLVRAIYSKTGRATTVGLTGPPGVGKSTLASGLVSNARARAKRVGVVSVDPSSPFSHGALLGDRIRLAEHFTDSDVFIRSMASRGHLGGLAGATADAVLLMDAFGFDFVLIETVGVGQSEVAIAELAQTTIVALQPGSGDSIQVLKAGIMEIADIFVVNKADHPMADQLRREIRSMMEMQQWHGWVPELVVTQAVEGKGIDELVEAIERHGKYLNQTGEIERRRRDAFTHQVRQLALGRLEQRLNCALRAQPRGDLDPYEAAERVLSELGL from the coding sequence ATGGAATTGTTGCGCGAATTCGCGCAGGGTAATCCTCGCGCGCTTGCGCGGGCGATCTCATATGCCGAGTCGGGACGCGGCGGCGACCTCGTTCGCGCAATCTATTCGAAGACTGGCCGCGCGACCACCGTCGGATTGACCGGTCCGCCGGGGGTCGGAAAGTCGACTCTCGCCTCGGGACTCGTGAGCAATGCGCGCGCGCGCGCCAAGCGTGTGGGCGTTGTTTCTGTCGATCCCAGCTCTCCGTTCTCTCACGGCGCGCTGCTCGGCGATCGTATTCGCCTCGCCGAGCACTTCACCGACTCGGATGTCTTCATTCGTTCGATGGCCAGCCGGGGCCATCTCGGCGGTCTAGCGGGTGCAACCGCCGACGCGGTGCTCTTGATGGATGCATTCGGCTTCGATTTCGTGTTGATCGAAACGGTCGGCGTTGGACAGAGCGAGGTCGCGATTGCCGAGCTGGCGCAGACGACAATCGTCGCACTGCAACCCGGCAGCGGCGATTCAATTCAAGTGCTCAAGGCTGGAATTATGGAGATTGCCGACATCTTTGTCGTCAACAAGGCGGATCACCCTATGGCCGATCAACTGCGGCGCGAAATTCGCTCCATGATGGAGATGCAGCAGTGGCACGGCTGGGTGCCCGAATTGGTCGTCACGCAAGCCGTCGAGGGCAAAGGCATCGACGAGCTCGTCGAAGCGATTGAACGGCACGGCAAGTACCTCAATCAAACCGGCGAGATCGAGCGCCGCAGGCGAGACGCGTTCACTCATCAAGTCCGTCAGCTTGCTCTTGGGCGATTGGAGCAGCGGCTCAACTGCGCGCTGCGAGCACAACCGCGCGGCGATCTCGACCCGTACGAAGCGGCCGAACGTGTTCTCTCGGAACTCGGTCTTTAG
- a CDS encoding methylmalonyl-CoA mutase family protein produces the protein MPPPTSSGQALREPPTRGWARKGPGAGALDRTISDVPLQNTYGSEDVAGLDLPRPGQYPYTRGIHPNGYRDRLWTMRQFAGFGNAAQTNERYHFLLEHGQHGLSVAFDMPTLMGYDSDAAQARGEVGKCGVAIDSLADMELLFDGIDMGEITTSMTINGPACIALAQYVAAAEKKGIPRAKLGGTLQADILKEYIAQKEWIFPPRPHMRIIVDMIDFCTREMPRWNTISISGYHIREAGSTAAQELAFTLADGFAYVEACKAAGMDVDDFAPRLSFFFNSHIDFFEEIAKFRAARRIWAKHMREKYGARNPRSWQLRFHTQTAGCSATAQQPENNIVRVAFEAMAAVLGGTQSLHTNSMDEVLALPTEKSVEIALRTQQVLAYETNVTNVVDPLGGSYFVESLTGEMERQAEAYFAQIAEYGGVIEAIEAGFFQREIAEASYRYQRSVETRDRIIVGVNAFAHDADEEAIDLLKITEETERAQARAVQSVRADRDRDVAARSLARLQAACRDPKDNLMPHLIDCANAYCTEGEMVEAMAAVYGRYVERAVV, from the coding sequence ATGCCTCCTCCCACAAGCTCAGGACAAGCTCTTCGGGAACCGCCTACGCGCGGCTGGGCCCGCAAAGGTCCGGGTGCCGGCGCGCTCGATCGCACGATATCCGACGTGCCGCTACAAAACACGTACGGCTCCGAGGATGTCGCAGGCCTCGACCTTCCCCGGCCGGGCCAATATCCGTATACGCGCGGAATCCATCCCAACGGCTATCGCGACCGGCTTTGGACGATGCGGCAATTCGCCGGATTCGGAAACGCCGCGCAGACGAACGAGCGCTATCATTTTCTGTTGGAACACGGTCAGCACGGATTATCGGTCGCCTTCGATATGCCGACGTTGATGGGTTATGATTCCGACGCGGCGCAGGCACGCGGTGAAGTGGGCAAATGCGGAGTCGCCATTGACTCGCTCGCCGATATGGAACTGCTCTTCGACGGCATCGACATGGGCGAGATCACGACCTCGATGACGATCAACGGCCCTGCCTGCATCGCGCTCGCGCAATACGTCGCAGCCGCCGAGAAAAAGGGCATTCCCCGAGCAAAACTCGGCGGAACTCTTCAAGCCGACATTCTCAAAGAGTACATCGCGCAGAAGGAGTGGATCTTCCCGCCACGTCCGCACATGCGCATCATCGTCGACATGATCGATTTCTGCACGCGCGAGATGCCGCGCTGGAATACGATTTCGATTTCGGGATATCACATCCGCGAAGCGGGTTCTACCGCGGCGCAGGAGCTCGCGTTCACGCTGGCCGACGGCTTCGCCTACGTCGAGGCTTGCAAGGCCGCCGGCATGGACGTCGACGATTTTGCTCCGCGGCTTTCGTTCTTTTTCAACTCACATATCGATTTCTTCGAAGAGATCGCCAAGTTTCGCGCCGCGCGACGCATCTGGGCCAAGCACATGCGCGAGAAGTACGGTGCGCGCAACCCGCGCTCGTGGCAGCTTCGCTTTCACACGCAGACCGCCGGTTGCAGCGCCACCGCGCAGCAGCCCGAGAACAACATCGTGCGCGTTGCCTTCGAAGCGATGGCTGCGGTGCTGGGCGGCACGCAATCACTGCACACCAACTCCATGGACGAAGTGCTCGCGCTCCCGACCGAAAAATCGGTGGAGATCGCACTGCGCACGCAGCAAGTCTTAGCCTACGAGACCAACGTCACGAACGTCGTCGATCCGCTGGGAGGATCGTACTTCGTGGAGTCGCTCACCGGCGAGATGGAACGCCAAGCCGAAGCCTACTTCGCGCAGATTGCAGAGTATGGCGGCGTCATCGAGGCGATCGAGGCGGGCTTTTTCCAGCGTGAAATCGCCGAAGCGAGCTATCGTTATCAGCGGTCGGTTGAGACGCGCGACCGGATCATCGTCGGCGTCAACGCTTTCGCTCACGACGCCGACGAAGAGGCGATCGACCTTCTGAAGATAACCGAGGAAACGGAACGCGCGCAGGCACGAGCGGTGCAGAGCGTTCGCGCGGATCGTGACCGCGACGTGGCCGCGCGCTCGCTTGCGCGGTTACAAGCCGCCTGCCGCGACCCGAAGGATAATTTGATGCCGCATCTCATCGACTGCGCGAATGCTTACTGCACCGAAGGCGAGATGGTGGAGGCCATGGCCGCTGTCTACGGGCGATATGTCGAACGGGCCGTGGTGTAG